From the Salinimicrobium tongyeongense genome, one window contains:
- the mobB gene encoding MobB family relaxase, whose amino-acid sequence MYITITPQKLGNNYSQSSADFVNYLEKENQGLEQGILPTGKKGIEHFFNQYDDEISADEVVKEIDGNGAKLKKTEPKFYSITVSPSKYELNRLQNNSEDLKRYTRELMKDYVASFNREINGRPITIDDIKYYAKIEHQRTFKGTDWQIRENQPFATKILQLKTEIRNIKEGRAEGIMKLLQNKIDRLEKEAPHQQDGKRIVQGMPKAGNQSHIHIIVSRKDASNTFSLSPGSKHKASEVEMHGKNVKRGFDRDLFFDRAEKTFDRSFGYQRNFAETYQARKDFIKTPKNYFASLMKLPINERTIAFKVIKESNVPMLPSIPVTQAQLAMKVFNRLRRGVDIAIKSSSIGI is encoded by the coding sequence ATGTACATTACCATTACACCTCAGAAATTAGGGAACAATTACTCACAAAGTTCAGCGGATTTTGTGAACTACCTGGAGAAAGAAAACCAAGGTTTGGAACAGGGAATACTGCCTACTGGCAAGAAAGGTATAGAACATTTTTTTAATCAGTATGATGACGAAATATCAGCGGATGAAGTCGTAAAGGAAATTGATGGAAATGGTGCCAAACTTAAAAAGACGGAACCGAAATTCTATTCAATCACGGTCAGCCCTTCCAAATATGAACTAAACCGGTTACAGAACAATAGCGAGGATCTAAAAAGATACACCCGTGAACTGATGAAGGACTATGTGGCATCCTTCAATCGTGAAATCAACGGAAGACCAATTACTATCGATGATATAAAATATTATGCAAAAATAGAACACCAACGAACGTTTAAGGGAACGGATTGGCAGATTAGAGAAAACCAACCCTTTGCTACAAAAATATTGCAGCTCAAAACCGAAATCAGAAACATTAAAGAAGGGCGAGCTGAAGGCATTATGAAACTATTGCAGAATAAAATTGACCGCTTGGAAAAGGAGGCACCCCACCAACAGGACGGGAAGCGAATTGTTCAGGGGATGCCAAAGGCAGGAAATCAAAGCCATATCCATATCATCGTGAGCAGAAAGGACGCATCCAACACCTTCAGCCTTTCACCGGGGAGCAAGCATAAGGCCTCGGAAGTAGAGATGCATGGCAAGAACGTAAAACGGGGTTTTGACCGGGATCTGTTTTTCGACCGGGCAGAAAAGACCTTTGACAGGAGTTTTGGCTATCAAAGAAACTTTGCCGAGACCTACCAGGCTCGAAAGGATTTTATCAAAACCCCTAAAAACTATTTTGCTTCCCTGATGAAACTGCCTATCAATGAAAGAACCATCGCCTTTAAAGTGATAAAGGAAAGTAATGTTCCAATGTTACCAAGTATTCCGGTTACGCAGGCACAACTGGCGATGAAAGTTTTCAATCGCTTAAGACGTGGTGTGGACATCGCTATAAAATCAAGTTCAATAGGTATCTAA
- a CDS encoding BfmA/BtgA family mobilization protein produces MDSFIGIRFKKETAKRFQEFSRTHFKSHTEAMATMLDFFFYNEISPKEKLGPTGRTIEASLKKRINAVIAIMRDMEKSQTKPTVAMLESLFQTEEPKKKPLILEKKIIEEKSEVRPPAGEAGFREKLNGNNDL; encoded by the coding sequence ATGGACTCATTTATCGGCATTAGGTTCAAAAAGGAAACGGCAAAACGTTTTCAGGAATTTTCACGAACACACTTCAAATCGCACACCGAAGCAATGGCAACAATGCTCGATTTTTTCTTCTACAACGAGATTTCCCCAAAGGAAAAACTAGGGCCTACGGGAAGGACAATCGAAGCTTCCCTAAAGAAACGTATCAATGCAGTAATTGCCATAATGAGGGATATGGAAAAGAGCCAGACCAAACCCACCGTGGCAATGTTGGAATCCCTTTTCCAGACCGAGGAGCCCAAAAAGAAACCCTTGATTTTGGAAAAGAAAATCATTGAAGAGAAGAGTGAAGTACGACCGCCTGCCGGCGAGGCAGGCTTTCGAGAAAAGCTAAACGGGAACAACGATCTGTAA
- a CDS encoding JAB domain-containing protein codes for MEIKVNEIAISYSGSLKINQLPKINSSQNAAELLYGQWDKNSIELHETFKIMLLNNANKVKGIYQVSTGGITGTLVDLRIVFAVVLKSLTTAVILAHNHPSGTLRPSEPDKRLTQKIKKAGELFDIKVLDHLILTPDGNYFSFADEGML; via the coding sequence ATGGAAATCAAAGTTAACGAAATAGCGATAAGTTATAGTGGAAGCCTTAAAATAAATCAGCTTCCAAAAATAAATTCCTCTCAAAATGCAGCCGAACTCCTTTATGGACAATGGGACAAAAACAGTATCGAACTGCACGAAACCTTTAAAATAATGTTGCTGAACAATGCCAATAAAGTAAAAGGTATTTATCAGGTATCCACCGGAGGGATTACCGGCACCTTGGTAGACTTAAGGATCGTATTTGCCGTAGTACTCAAAAGCCTTACCACGGCTGTAATCCTTGCTCACAACCATCCGAGCGGAACCTTGAGACCGAGTGAACCGGATAAACGCCTGACCCAAAAAATTAAGAAGGCAGGGGAATTATTTGATATAAAGGTATTGGATCATTTGATCCTGACACCTGATGGAAATTATTTCAGTTTTGCAGATGAAGGAATGCTTTAA
- a CDS encoding single-stranded DNA-binding protein, with translation MSTIKNHVQLIGNVGQEPTITNLENGKKVARFSLATNEYYKNDKGEKVQNTEWHTVVAWGKTAEIIEKYAGKGKEIGVSGKLKSRSYEDNDGIKRYVTEVEANEILLLGVKNGHTSAE, from the coding sequence ATGAGTACTATCAAAAATCACGTACAGCTAATTGGAAATGTTGGTCAGGAACCAACCATTACAAACCTTGAGAACGGTAAAAAAGTAGCCCGTTTTTCACTTGCCACAAATGAGTATTACAAAAACGACAAAGGCGAAAAAGTGCAAAATACGGAATGGCATACCGTAGTCGCCTGGGGAAAAACTGCAGAAATCATTGAGAAGTATGCAGGAAAGGGTAAGGAAATTGGAGTGAGCGGAAAATTGAAATCCCGTAGTTACGAGGATAATGACGGCATTAAACGCTATGTTACCGAGGTGGAAGCCAATGAGATCCTCTTGTTAGGCGTAAAGAACGGCCATACTTCAGCCGAGTAA
- a CDS encoding efflux RND transporter permease subunit, translating into MLNKILSISLHNRLLVLLAAVVLSVTGFYFARTMNVDVFPDLTAPTVTILTEAHGMESEEVEKLVTYQLETAMNGSPNVRRIRSSSAAGISIVWVEFDWGTDIYRARQIVSERIPMVRENLPGGVGAPTMAPISSIMGEVMLLGVTSDSLSPMELRTLSDWQIRPRIKAIGGIANVVVIGGDYKQYQVFADPAKMKHYDVSLAELTEKVQEANMNAPGGFLNQYGNQYIIKGSGRAYAVEDLEQAVVKQVNGQSIKIKDVAEVQIGAADKIGDGSLNAKPAVILTISKQPDVNTLELTERLDEAIAELETSLPKSVEIKSQIFRQADFIDASISNLNMTLLEGAFFVVIVLFIFLMNWRTTFISLLAIPISLLVSIIILKWLGYTINTMSLGGMAIAIGALVDDAIIDVENVYKRLRENVRKPEAERQSVITVVRDASVEIRSSIIIATLIIIVSFIPLFFLGGMEGRLLKPLGIAFITSVLTSLVVAVTVTPVLCSYLLKDEKMLKKQAQGTKVERWLQQRYAATLNRALKIPKTVIGVTVIAFLLSIALFTQLGRSFLPEFNEGSLVISVVGPPAMSLEESNKTGRQVEQLLLEMPEVDVVTRRTGRAELDEHAQGVNAAEIDVPFTLEEKSKEEFFEEVRGKLSMVPGVNITLGQPIAHRIDHMLSGTRANIAIKIFGPDLQQLYEIGTDVEQSISPINGLADVAVDQQIEVPQIKITPKRQILSAYGMTVGELMEQVDVAFAGHEVGEIYEGQKYFDLVVRYGEEFRNSIENIKTALIGLPNGSQVPLEQLATVSSVSSPNTISREDVQRKIVVAANVQGRDLRSAVEKIRETVNSSVDIPEGYRVEYGGQFESESRASQMLMISAVLAILVIFLLLYFEFKNVKLAFIVLINLPLALIGGILIVYFTSGIVSIASTIGFISLFGIATRNGILLVSRYEDLRQEGLRGFELIKSGALDRLNPILMTAFTTGLALIPLALKGGEPGSEIQSPMAVVILGGLLSATILNLVVIPCVYDLVTKKL; encoded by the coding sequence ATGTTAAATAAAATATTATCGATTTCACTTCACAACCGCCTTCTTGTGCTTTTGGCAGCGGTAGTGCTTAGTGTTACAGGGTTCTACTTCGCACGCACCATGAACGTGGATGTGTTCCCAGACCTTACAGCACCTACAGTGACCATTCTTACCGAAGCTCACGGTATGGAGAGTGAAGAGGTAGAGAAACTGGTGACTTACCAGCTCGAAACCGCGATGAACGGTTCCCCAAATGTGAGAAGGATCCGTTCTTCTTCAGCTGCGGGAATTTCTATTGTTTGGGTTGAATTTGACTGGGGTACCGACATATACAGAGCAAGACAGATCGTTAGTGAAAGGATTCCCATGGTGCGTGAGAACCTGCCGGGTGGAGTAGGCGCTCCGACCATGGCACCTATTTCTTCTATTATGGGCGAGGTAATGCTTTTGGGAGTGACTTCAGACAGTCTGAGCCCAATGGAACTGAGAACACTTTCAGACTGGCAGATTCGACCACGGATCAAAGCCATTGGAGGGATTGCAAACGTGGTGGTGATAGGCGGGGATTACAAGCAATACCAGGTTTTTGCCGATCCGGCAAAAATGAAGCACTACGACGTTAGCCTTGCCGAACTGACTGAAAAAGTGCAGGAGGCAAATATGAATGCACCGGGTGGTTTTTTGAATCAATACGGGAATCAATATATCATCAAAGGTAGCGGCAGAGCTTACGCCGTGGAAGACCTGGAGCAAGCTGTAGTCAAACAGGTCAACGGGCAGAGCATCAAGATAAAAGATGTTGCTGAAGTGCAGATAGGTGCTGCCGATAAGATCGGGGATGGTTCCCTAAACGCAAAACCGGCAGTTATCCTGACTATTTCCAAGCAGCCCGATGTAAATACGCTGGAACTTACCGAAAGGTTGGATGAGGCCATCGCCGAACTGGAAACAAGTTTGCCGAAAAGTGTCGAGATCAAAAGTCAGATCTTCCGCCAGGCCGATTTTATTGATGCTTCGATTAGCAACCTTAATATGACCCTGCTCGAAGGTGCCTTTTTTGTGGTTATCGTGCTGTTCATTTTTCTTATGAACTGGCGTACCACCTTTATTTCACTGCTGGCCATCCCAATTTCCTTACTGGTGTCCATAATCATTTTAAAATGGCTGGGGTACACTATTAATACGATGAGCCTGGGAGGTATGGCTATTGCCATTGGTGCACTGGTAGATGACGCCATTATTGATGTGGAGAACGTTTATAAACGCCTGCGGGAGAATGTTCGAAAACCGGAAGCGGAAAGACAATCTGTTATTACGGTGGTCAGGGACGCTTCGGTGGAAATAAGAAGTTCGATTATCATTGCTACGCTCATCATCATCGTATCATTCATTCCGTTGTTTTTCCTTGGCGGAATGGAAGGCAGATTGCTGAAGCCACTTGGAATTGCTTTTATCACTTCAGTTTTGACCTCATTGGTGGTTGCAGTTACTGTTACTCCGGTGTTATGTTCTTATCTTTTAAAAGATGAAAAAATGCTGAAGAAGCAGGCTCAGGGAACCAAAGTTGAAAGATGGTTACAGCAGCGTTACGCCGCAACTCTCAACCGAGCACTGAAGATCCCTAAAACGGTGATTGGAGTAACTGTAATCGCTTTTTTACTGAGTATCGCCCTTTTCACACAGCTGGGGAGAAGTTTCCTTCCGGAATTTAATGAAGGTTCCCTGGTGATCAGCGTAGTTGGTCCTCCGGCAATGTCCCTGGAAGAAAGCAACAAGACAGGAAGACAGGTAGAACAGCTGTTACTCGAAATGCCCGAAGTTGATGTGGTGACCCGAAGGACAGGTAGGGCCGAATTGGATGAGCATGCCCAGGGGGTAAATGCCGCCGAGATCGATGTGCCTTTTACACTGGAAGAAAAATCGAAGGAAGAATTCTTTGAAGAGGTAAGGGGAAAACTGAGTATGGTGCCCGGAGTAAATATCACTTTAGGGCAACCCATTGCTCACCGAATCGACCATATGCTTTCTGGAACCCGGGCAAATATTGCGATCAAAATATTCGGACCCGATCTGCAACAGCTTTATGAAATTGGAACAGACGTGGAGCAAAGTATAAGCCCCATCAACGGACTTGCCGATGTAGCGGTTGATCAGCAGATCGAGGTGCCGCAGATCAAGATCACGCCAAAACGCCAGATCCTCTCTGCTTACGGCATGACTGTCGGCGAATTAATGGAACAGGTGGATGTTGCCTTTGCCGGCCACGAGGTAGGGGAGATCTATGAAGGTCAAAAATACTTTGACCTTGTGGTGAGATATGGTGAGGAGTTCAGAAACAGTATTGAGAATATTAAAACTGCTTTAATAGGACTTCCGAACGGCTCACAGGTGCCATTGGAACAGCTTGCCACAGTTTCCTCTGTAAGCAGCCCCAATACCATTAGCAGGGAAGATGTACAGCGTAAGATCGTTGTAGCTGCCAATGTGCAGGGACGGGATCTGCGAAGCGCGGTAGAAAAGATCAGGGAAACCGTAAATTCTTCCGTAGATATTCCGGAAGGTTACAGGGTTGAATACGGCGGACAATTCGAAAGTGAATCCAGAGCCTCACAGATGCTGATGATTTCAGCTGTTTTGGCGATCCTGGTAATTTTCCTGTTGCTGTATTTTGAATTTAAGAATGTCAAACTGGCTTTTATCGTCCTTATCAATCTGCCGCTGGCATTGATCGGGGGAATCCTTATCGTGTACTTTACATCGGGAATTGTGAGCATAGCTTCGACTATCGGTTTCATTAGTCTCTTTGGGATTGCTACTCGAAACGGAATCCTACTGGTGTCCAGATACGAAGACTTACGGCAGGAAGGCTTAAGAGGTTTTGAATTGATCAAATCGGGCGCATTGGACCGGTTAAATCCGATCCTAATGACAGCCTTCACTACAGGTCTGGCACTTATTCCATTAGCTTTAAAAGGAGGGGAACCGGGAAGTGAGATCCAGAGCCCGATGGCTGTGGTGATACTTGGGGGGTTACTCTCGGCAACCATTCTGAACCTGGTCGTAATCCCTTGTGTGTATGATCTTGTTACTAAGAAACTTTAA
- a CDS encoding efflux RND transporter periplasmic adaptor subunit yields the protein MKYIFIVCISLFLYSCGNNPEEDHAHDAEGNHLTGDVPAISKTVWTDQTELFVEYPALVEGKISKFAAHFTSLGKHKPIREGSVTVSLVRGDSGIRNTAEAPSSPGIFSPALQPKEPGTYNLVFDLKTPEYSDRIVIENVRVYSSVAEAAENIEAAEEAGISFLKEQAWKIDFQTKPVTKGEVYDIVHTSGVWQAAPGTYKTVAAGANGMVNFVSENLTEGSEVNRGQLLMTLSSEGLSSNNIQAEIAQAKARYDQAKAEYERKKELYQDRIVPKAEFEKVESDFRVAEANYRALASNYGAGGKQIRAPFDGFIKSINTSNGDYVEQGANLITIGTDKSRLLKTQLSATYNPSKESIANVWYRNDQGDWESALNSDGSIVSVGKEVQDGKPMIPVYVKVNDVVEMPEGSFTEVQIALGEAETVVVVPEAALLEDYGNYSVIVQTGGESFERRPVRIGKRNGKNAQVLGGLQEGEVVVTTGNYQVKMASMSGETPGHGHEH from the coding sequence ATGAAATATATTTTTATAGTGTGCATCTCGCTTTTTCTTTATTCCTGCGGAAATAACCCGGAAGAAGACCATGCGCACGATGCCGAAGGAAACCACCTTACAGGTGATGTTCCGGCCATAAGCAAAACCGTGTGGACAGACCAGACGGAGCTTTTCGTGGAATATCCGGCTTTGGTGGAGGGAAAGATCAGCAAGTTCGCTGCCCATTTCACCTCGTTGGGCAAACATAAACCGATTCGTGAAGGATCGGTGACAGTAAGTCTTGTAAGAGGTGATAGCGGTATTCGTAATACTGCGGAAGCACCTTCTTCACCCGGAATTTTTTCTCCCGCTTTACAACCGAAAGAGCCGGGAACTTACAACCTGGTCTTTGACCTTAAAACTCCTGAATATTCAGACAGGATCGTGATCGAAAATGTACGGGTTTACTCTTCGGTGGCGGAAGCTGCAGAAAATATAGAGGCTGCAGAAGAAGCCGGAATAAGCTTTTTGAAGGAGCAGGCCTGGAAAATCGATTTTCAGACAAAACCTGTGACTAAAGGTGAAGTCTATGATATCGTTCATACTTCGGGAGTATGGCAGGCGGCACCGGGAACTTATAAAACCGTTGCAGCCGGCGCTAACGGAATGGTGAATTTTGTTTCCGAAAATTTAACGGAAGGCTCCGAGGTGAACAGAGGTCAGTTGTTGATGACTTTGAGCAGTGAAGGACTTTCTTCCAATAATATTCAGGCGGAGATCGCCCAGGCGAAAGCCAGGTACGACCAGGCGAAAGCCGAATATGAGCGAAAAAAGGAACTTTATCAAGACAGAATAGTTCCCAAAGCGGAATTCGAAAAGGTAGAAAGTGATTTTCGCGTAGCCGAAGCGAATTACCGTGCGCTGGCTTCTAACTATGGAGCCGGCGGAAAGCAGATTCGCGCTCCTTTTGACGGTTTTATCAAATCCATCAATACCTCTAACGGAGATTATGTGGAACAGGGAGCAAATTTGATTACTATAGGTACTGACAAATCTCGACTCCTGAAAACCCAGTTAAGTGCGACTTATAATCCAAGTAAGGAATCCATCGCCAATGTCTGGTACAGGAATGATCAGGGGGATTGGGAAAGTGCATTAAATTCTGATGGATCCATTGTTTCTGTGGGCAAAGAGGTGCAGGATGGAAAGCCAATGATTCCAGTTTATGTCAAAGTAAATGACGTGGTTGAAATGCCCGAAGGCAGTTTTACCGAAGTACAGATCGCCCTGGGAGAGGCTGAAACAGTAGTTGTAGTTCCTGAAGCTGCCTTGCTGGAGGACTATGGCAACTATTCTGTCATTGTACAAACCGGCGGCGAAAGCTTCGAGAGACGGCCGGTAAGGATCGGAAAACGAAATGGGAAGAACGCACAGGTTTTGGGCGGACTGCAAGAGGGGGAAGTCGTTGTAACAACCGGCAATTACCAGGTAAAGATGGCTTCAATGTCAGGTGAAACACCGGGTCACGGTCACGAACATTAA
- a CDS encoding TolC family protein gives MFRYIVSAFCGFLISTGSFGQNTGRNDILKEISQNNRQLQAYQSFIRSQKLGNKTENNLPDPQASAYYLPFGEHETEDYYEYQISQRFEFPTVYAARSKRIDKQKKLLELEYDAMRQEVLLQAKKELFELQILQQREELEQQRLEQAQQVYKQIQRLFDAEQIGILELNKAKVAWLQQQFELDQIEIEMKNTLMELQKLNGGNPVQADEILFIEDAEVAEMQVLWNEKLSADAEVQMLTALEAVAEQQVKLQKNKILPDLTIGYNYQGVNSTNYSGFLGGLSIPLWNSKNKVRAAKAQLEYVQANAGAETAQFYTRFQENYRQYQLIKQKYEEYRDTFKDLNSEELLFKAYELGEFSFLDYYREVEFYRQAHNKMLEMQKELFQLKAQLLKHQL, from the coding sequence ATGTTCAGATATATAGTTTCCGCTTTCTGCGGATTCCTTATCTCTACCGGCTCATTTGGCCAGAATACCGGAAGGAATGACATTTTAAAGGAGATAAGCCAGAATAATAGGCAGCTACAGGCATATCAGTCGTTTATTCGCAGTCAGAAGCTTGGAAACAAAACTGAAAATAATCTGCCGGACCCTCAGGCTTCAGCATATTATTTACCATTTGGGGAGCATGAGACAGAAGATTATTATGAATATCAAATATCTCAGCGCTTTGAATTTCCGACGGTCTATGCGGCCCGCAGCAAACGGATTGACAAACAAAAGAAGCTACTCGAACTAGAGTACGACGCCATGCGCCAAGAAGTCCTTCTGCAGGCCAAAAAAGAGCTTTTCGAGCTTCAAATTCTGCAGCAGCGAGAAGAGCTGGAGCAACAGCGCTTGGAACAGGCACAACAGGTGTATAAACAGATCCAGCGATTATTCGATGCGGAACAGATCGGGATCCTGGAGCTGAATAAGGCCAAAGTTGCCTGGCTGCAGCAACAATTTGAATTGGACCAAATAGAGATTGAAATGAAGAACACCTTGATGGAACTTCAGAAACTGAATGGGGGAAATCCGGTTCAGGCAGATGAAATCCTGTTCATTGAAGACGCTGAAGTTGCCGAAATGCAGGTGCTTTGGAACGAAAAACTTTCCGCAGATGCCGAGGTCCAAATGTTGACTGCCCTGGAGGCGGTGGCGGAACAACAGGTGAAACTGCAAAAGAATAAAATTTTGCCAGATCTTACCATTGGATATAATTATCAGGGAGTGAATTCGACCAATTATTCCGGCTTTTTAGGGGGACTTTCCATTCCGCTATGGAATAGTAAGAATAAAGTGAGAGCTGCCAAAGCTCAGTTGGAATACGTGCAGGCTAATGCCGGAGCCGAGACTGCCCAATTCTATACCCGATTTCAGGAAAATTACCGGCAATACCAGTTAATAAAGCAGAAATACGAGGAATACCGGGATACCTTTAAAGACCTGAATTCCGAAGAACTTCTATTTAAAGCCTATGAGCTGGGAGAATTCTCGTTTCTTGATTATTACCGGGAAGTGGAATTTTACCGGCAGGCGCATAACAAAATGCTGGAAATGCAAAAAGAGCTTTTTCAGCTAAAAGCACAACTTTTAAAACATCAATTGTAA
- a CDS encoding DUF302 domain-containing protein, producing MKYYFAKTVSGEFEEVIKKVTNELEKEGFGVLTQIDIAATLKKKLDVDFKKYQILGACNAPYAHKALKAEDKIGTMLPCNVIVQEVAKGKIAIAAVNPSASMQAVGNKDLEEIATEIGNKLQKIVDNV from the coding sequence ATGAAATATTATTTTGCCAAAACAGTGTCGGGAGAATTTGAAGAAGTAATTAAAAAAGTTACCAATGAATTGGAAAAGGAAGGTTTTGGGGTGCTCACCCAAATAGATATAGCAGCTACCCTAAAGAAGAAACTGGATGTTGATTTTAAAAAATATCAAATCCTGGGTGCCTGCAATGCTCCCTACGCACACAAAGCACTAAAAGCCGAAGATAAGATCGGTACTATGTTGCCTTGTAATGTAATTGTTCAGGAAGTGGCAAAGGGTAAAATTGCGATCGCTGCAGTAAACCCTTCGGCATCTATGCAGGCGGTAGGAAACAAAGATTTAGAAGAGATCGCCACAGAAATTGGAAATAAACTACAAAAAATAGTGGATAACGTTTAA
- a CDS encoding DUF4175 domain-containing protein, whose translation MIIGVASTLLSCKSTFNAAETMDVNENRYAVYQEIISNPNNFKEFIGQAQQSEEAKKIMIQEHMQMMESGKMKGMMANNPEMKEKMKSHMQKMMEENPEMQEMMMKKMMDKQEMRQKMMEKMQENPQMRKQIMEKMHGMMRKNPEMREQMTQSMQKMMQENPEMMEKMMQKMMENPEMMQKMKDKMKQKPGNRKN comes from the coding sequence ATGATTATTGGAGTAGCAAGCACTTTACTTAGCTGTAAATCAACCTTCAATGCTGCCGAAACGATGGATGTAAATGAAAATCGATATGCGGTCTATCAGGAAATTATATCGAATCCGAATAATTTTAAGGAATTTATTGGCCAGGCTCAGCAAAGTGAAGAGGCTAAAAAAATCATGATACAGGAACACATGCAAATGATGGAATCGGGAAAAATGAAAGGTATGATGGCCAATAATCCCGAAATGAAAGAAAAAATGAAATCGCATATGCAAAAAATGATGGAGGAAAATCCTGAAATGCAGGAAATGATGATGAAAAAAATGATGGATAAGCAGGAAATGCGTCAGAAGATGATGGAAAAAATGCAGGAAAATCCGCAAATGCGTAAGCAAATAATGGAAAAAATGCACGGAATGATGCGAAAAAATCCGGAAATGCGTGAACAGATGACACAAAGTATGCAAAAAATGATGCAGGAAAACCCCGAGATGATGGAAAAAATGATGCAGAAGATGATGGAAAATCCAGAGATGATGCAAAAAATGAAAGATAAGATGAAACAAAAACCAGGAAATCGTAAAAACTAG
- a CDS encoding IS256 family transposase: protein MTTEEQQNLEKKALEQFISGKSLFGKDGAFAPMLKNFIEKALEAEMDSHLNEEERSGGNKRNGKGKKKIKSGFGSFEINTPQDRQSSFEPELVKKRQTILADNLSEKIIGLYGLGMSYRDISSHIKEMYDTDISHTVLSQITDKIIPDVKAWQSRPLDSLYCIVWLDAMHYKVKVEGKIEHKALYNILGINKEGYKEVLGMYISESEGANFWLQVLTDLQNRGLEDILIACTDNLKGFTNAILSVFPKTQVQLCIVHQIRNSLKYIASKNQKEFMRDLKKVYRAVNKEIAEDELLNLEEKWGQKYPVVIDSWQRNWEELSQYFQYTEPIRRIIYTTNAVEGFHRQVRKVTKTKGAFTNDMSLLKLVYLATKNIEKKWTAPLHNWSLTIQQFYIKFGDRIPLAINTSTSGIINRNIERSDRV, encoded by the coding sequence ATGACAACAGAAGAACAACAAAATTTAGAGAAGAAAGCCCTGGAGCAGTTTATATCGGGCAAGAGTCTCTTCGGAAAAGATGGTGCCTTTGCACCTATGCTTAAGAATTTTATTGAAAAAGCTCTTGAAGCAGAGATGGATTCTCATCTTAATGAGGAAGAACGTTCCGGTGGTAATAAGCGCAACGGCAAAGGAAAAAAGAAGATAAAGAGCGGCTTCGGATCCTTTGAAATTAATACCCCACAAGATCGGCAAAGCAGTTTTGAGCCAGAATTGGTAAAGAAGCGCCAGACTATATTAGCGGATAATCTATCTGAAAAGATCATAGGTCTCTATGGCCTTGGAATGAGCTACCGTGACATATCTTCACACATCAAGGAGATGTACGACACGGACATTTCTCACACGGTCTTAAGTCAGATCACTGACAAGATCATTCCCGATGTAAAAGCATGGCAGAGCCGTCCTCTGGATTCCCTTTACTGCATTGTATGGCTTGATGCGATGCATTACAAAGTGAAGGTAGAAGGAAAAATAGAACATAAGGCTCTCTACAATATTTTAGGAATCAATAAAGAGGGATATAAGGAAGTTCTAGGTATGTACATCTCTGAAAGCGAAGGCGCTAATTTTTGGCTCCAGGTGCTAACCGATCTACAAAACCGGGGACTGGAAGATATTTTAATTGCCTGTACAGATAATCTAAAAGGTTTTACTAATGCTATTCTAAGCGTGTTTCCTAAGACACAGGTACAGCTTTGTATTGTTCATCAAATAAGAAACTCCCTAAAGTACATTGCTTCAAAGAATCAAAAGGAATTTATGCGAGATCTTAAGAAAGTGTATAGGGCCGTGAACAAAGAAATAGCTGAAGATGAACTGCTTAACCTGGAAGAAAAATGGGGTCAGAAGTATCCAGTAGTCATTGATAGCTGGCAACGCAATTGGGAGGAACTCTCACAGTATTTTCAGTACACCGAACCAATCAGAAGGATAATCTATACTACTAATGCCGTTGAAGGTTTCCATCGTCAGGTTCGTAAGGTTACAAAAACCAAAGGAGCCTTCACTAATGACATGTCACTACTGAAGCTGGTCTACTTGGCCACCAAGAACATCGAAAAGAAATGGACAGCTCCTCTTCATAATTGGAGCCTTACGATTCAGCAATTTTATATTAAATTTGGAGACAGGATACCACTGGCTATAAATACCAGTACCTCTGGAATCATCAACAGAAATATTGAAAGATCAGACAGAGTTTAA